A stretch of the Crocinitomicaceae bacterium genome encodes the following:
- a CDS encoding CocE/NonD family hydrolase has translation MKKSGIWIASLLFSMTSFSQLTPTEDDIMIPMSDGKFLEADVYIPSGCTSCEVVLVQTPYNKDLFEWSLPMGIGQNVDDQPFIWVIVDWRGFYGSAAATVSSPDRGQDAFDICEWIVDQPWHNDRIATWGPSALGNIQYQLIAKHHPNHTCAIPVVASPQFAYTGYFYGGALEEARLEQLDALGYGLSTIVMANVYYNTTWQYAESQTYYPDDIEIPTLQIGGWYDHNIDEVMQFYKDSRSLAASSVQDQQWLLIGPWVHGGSGIAYVGSGTQGELSYPDAEFDNDSLAWRFLKFYMLDSLNGWLDHPKITYYELGKNQWHYSADDDIAITNHEVLYLNSSARLTNENGNGFTEFISDPTDPSPTIGGATLHPDLEQGPYDQTYLDGRDDIITFQTDSLLNDLSITGKITIKLFISSTSADCDLVVRLVDLYPDGTNMLITDGIQRVRFRNGYSVTDEELMIPGEIYEVDVELPFTNYTWLAGHRLKIYVGGNSSIRWNVNLQDGLEMYTTATPVTATISIHHDDANQSRIILPTNNTWVSNQELANVTSTKIFPNPTSNQLYVLAESSFNHYQIVDLSGRIILEGKLENLIDVSNLVSGIYVLKLISETGNISEHKFVVK, from the coding sequence ATGAAAAAATCAGGAATTTGGATAGCAAGTTTATTGTTTAGCATGACTTCATTTTCACAGCTAACTCCAACTGAAGATGATATCATGATACCCATGAGTGATGGAAAATTTTTAGAGGCCGATGTTTACATTCCCTCAGGTTGCACATCATGTGAAGTGGTATTAGTGCAGACACCATACAATAAAGATTTATTTGAATGGAGCTTACCCATGGGCATTGGACAAAATGTAGATGATCAACCGTTCATTTGGGTAATTGTAGACTGGAGAGGATTTTATGGATCAGCAGCTGCAACAGTGAGCAGCCCAGATCGTGGGCAAGATGCTTTTGATATTTGTGAGTGGATTGTTGATCAGCCATGGCACAATGATCGTATTGCAACATGGGGACCATCCGCTTTAGGAAATATTCAGTATCAGTTAATCGCTAAGCATCACCCAAATCATACGTGTGCAATTCCTGTTGTGGCAAGTCCGCAATTTGCATATACGGGGTATTTTTATGGCGGCGCACTTGAAGAAGCACGCCTTGAACAATTGGACGCCTTAGGTTATGGTCTCTCAACTATTGTAATGGCCAATGTCTATTATAATACAACCTGGCAGTATGCAGAATCACAAACTTATTACCCTGATGATATTGAAATTCCTACCCTGCAAATTGGAGGTTGGTATGATCACAATATTGATGAAGTAATGCAATTTTACAAAGACAGCCGAAGCCTTGCAGCCTCAAGTGTACAAGATCAGCAATGGTTGCTAATTGGACCATGGGTTCATGGAGGCTCAGGCATTGCTTACGTTGGCAGCGGTACACAAGGAGAATTATCGTATCCTGATGCTGAATTTGATAATGATTCTCTTGCATGGAGATTTTTAAAATTTTACATGCTTGATTCTTTGAACGGCTGGTTAGATCATCCAAAAATTACCTATTATGAATTAGGCAAAAACCAATGGCACTATTCTGCTGATGATGATATTGCAATAACCAATCATGAAGTGTTGTATTTAAATTCTTCTGCACGCCTTACCAATGAAAACGGAAATGGTTTCACTGAATTTATTTCTGATCCCACTGATCCTTCACCAACAATTGGTGGCGCTACACTTCATCCTGATCTGGAACAAGGCCCCTATGATCAAACATATCTTGACGGACGAGATGATATCATTACCTTTCAAACCGACTCATTGTTGAATGATCTTTCAATTACCGGAAAAATTACCATTAAATTATTCATCAGTTCTACTTCTGCAGATTGTGATTTGGTAGTTCGATTGGTAGATCTATATCCCGATGGAACCAACATGCTTATTACCGATGGAATTCAGCGAGTGCGTTTCAGAAATGGGTATTCTGTTACAGATGAAGAACTCATGATACCCGGTGAAATTTATGAAGTAGATGTTGAATTGCCTTTTACAAATTATACTTGGTTGGCAGGACATCGTTTAAAAATTTATGTTGGTGGAAATAGTTCTATCAGATGGAATGTGAACCTGCAGGATGGACTTGAAATGTACACCACAGCAACACCCGTAACAGCCACCATAAGCATTCACCACGATGACGCAAATCAAAGCAGAATTATTTTACCAACTAACAACACCTGGGTTTCAAATCAGGAATTGGCCAACGTTACCTCAACAAAAATATTTCCAAATCCAACAAGCAATCAATTATATGTTCTTGCCGAATCTTCTTTTAATCACTATCAAATAGTTGATCTCAGTGGACGAATCATTTTGGAAGGAAAATTGGAAAATCTTATTGACGTGTCTAATCTGGTGTCAGGTATTTATGTTTTGAAATTGATTTCAGAAACCGGAAATATTTCAGAACACAAGTTCGTTGTTAAATAA
- a CDS encoding nitrite/sulfite reductase encodes MQSFRTELENPVVEKDIIELERKIYQFKNGTLPEESFRSLRLARGIYGQRQQGVQMVRIKFPLGIVSSAQLRRVADISDEYSNGNLHLTTRQDIQLHHVSLDRTPELWSDLEKDNITIREACGNTVRNITASPLAGADQDEPFDITPFGFALFDFFLRNPIGQELGRKFKIALSSSAKDTARVYLHDLGLIPVVKNSEVGFRVVIAGGLGAQPALAEVVSEFLPANQLLKFGEALLRVFDKFGERNKRHKARLKYLLKEEGLDFVKQQIEHHLQFTQAPELNLDVQFYKADVINSKPVTDATSHYSKWINTNVFAQKQKDYFAVLIKIRNGNLSSIQAKKLADTMEYFSSEPARITIDQNILLRSVSVDLLHELFTELSTYGFADYGAGKIADITSCPGTSTCNLGITSTYNVANVIEKLLYSEFNEFIFEEELEIKISGCMNSCGQHAVADIGFHGSSFNANGNVIPALQLVLGGANLGNGHAAFAEKIIKIPTKRVEQVVRILLRDFKNEKENNEKFYAYYHRKGKNYFYELLKSVADVKAISDDELRDWGSDEKYKTEIGVGECAGVKIDLTKTLLFEAEEKLVEAEYFFLQSKFADAAYTIYSSLIQTAKAYLLTKGIETNSKAQIEQAFEPEYANVAQNIAAKTFGELIEQSHDAGKSASALTIYLASAKQLIENIQKHI; translated from the coding sequence ATGCAAAGTTTCAGAACAGAATTAGAAAATCCGGTAGTTGAAAAAGATATCATTGAATTAGAAAGAAAAATTTACCAATTCAAAAATGGCACGCTTCCAGAAGAGTCATTCAGAAGTTTACGTTTAGCGCGCGGAATTTACGGGCAGCGTCAGCAAGGCGTTCAGATGGTGCGTATCAAATTTCCGCTGGGTATTGTTTCTTCAGCACAACTGCGCCGAGTTGCTGATATTTCTGATGAGTATTCAAATGGTAATTTACATTTAACCACTCGTCAGGACATTCAATTACATCACGTGAGTTTAGACAGAACACCTGAGTTGTGGTCAGATCTGGAAAAAGATAATATCACTATTCGTGAAGCATGTGGAAATACGGTCAGAAATATTACTGCATCGCCTTTAGCCGGTGCTGATCAAGATGAACCTTTTGATATTACCCCATTTGGTTTTGCACTCTTTGATTTTTTTCTGAGAAATCCAATTGGACAAGAATTAGGTAGAAAATTTAAAATCGCTTTATCATCATCTGCAAAAGATACTGCACGTGTTTATCTGCATGATTTGGGATTGATTCCGGTTGTTAAGAATAGTGAAGTGGGATTCAGAGTTGTTATAGCCGGTGGTTTGGGTGCACAGCCGGCTTTGGCCGAAGTAGTCTCTGAATTTCTACCCGCAAATCAACTCCTCAAATTTGGTGAAGCTTTATTGAGAGTATTTGACAAATTTGGTGAACGCAACAAACGTCACAAAGCTCGTTTAAAATATCTTCTCAAAGAAGAAGGATTAGATTTTGTAAAACAACAAATTGAACATCATTTGCAATTTACGCAAGCACCGGAACTGAATTTGGATGTACAATTTTATAAGGCAGACGTAATAAATTCTAAGCCTGTTACTGATGCAACCAGTCATTATTCAAAATGGATCAATACCAATGTTTTTGCACAAAAACAAAAAGATTATTTTGCCGTGTTGATCAAAATAAGAAATGGTAATCTCTCTTCAATTCAAGCAAAAAAATTGGCCGATACAATGGAGTACTTCAGCAGTGAGCCCGCCAGAATTACTATTGATCAGAATATTTTACTGAGATCAGTTTCAGTTGATTTGCTCCATGAATTATTTACTGAACTCAGCACGTATGGATTTGCTGATTACGGCGCCGGAAAAATTGCTGATATCACCTCATGCCCCGGAACAAGCACTTGTAATTTAGGGATCACTTCAACCTACAACGTGGCAAACGTAATTGAAAAATTACTTTACTCAGAATTTAATGAATTCATTTTTGAAGAAGAATTGGAAATAAAAATCAGCGGCTGCATGAATTCTTGCGGACAACACGCCGTGGCAGATATTGGTTTTCATGGAAGCAGCTTTAACGCCAACGGAAATGTGATTCCCGCTTTGCAGTTAGTTTTGGGCGGAGCTAATCTTGGAAATGGTCATGCTGCTTTTGCCGAAAAAATTATTAAAATTCCAACAAAAAGAGTTGAGCAAGTTGTAAGAATTCTATTGCGTGATTTTAAAAATGAAAAGGAGAACAACGAGAAATTTTACGCCTATTATCACAGAAAAGGAAAAAATTATTTTTACGAATTATTAAAGTCTGTTGCTGATGTGAAAGCTATAAGTGATGACGAATTGCGCGATTGGGGCAGCGATGAAAAATATAAAACAGAAATTGGAGTAGGTGAGTGTGCCGGTGTAAAAATTGATCTCACTAAAACATTATTATTTGAGGCAGAAGAAAAATTGGTTGAGGCAGAATATTTTTTCCTGCAGTCAAAATTTGCTGATGCAGCATACACTATTTATTCATCCTTGATTCAAACGGCAAAAGCCTATTTGTTGACTAAAGGAATAGAAACAAATTCCAAAGCGCAAATAGAACAAGCGTTTGAGCCCGAGTATGCAAATGTTGCACAAAACATTGCTGCAAAAACATTTGGTGAGTTGATAGAGCAAAGTCATGATGCAGGTAAATCAGCAAGTGCTTTGACAATTTATTTAGCCTCAGCAAAACAACTTATTGAAAACATTCAAAAACATATTTGA
- the cobA gene encoding uroporphyrinogen-III C-methyltransferase, which yields MKEDIQPKLVLIGAGPGAADLLTLRAVNKLKSAVVILYDALVDTAVLDYAPKSAIKIYVGKRGGKPSFSQEKINQLIVSYALTYGEVIRLKGGDPFIFGRGMEEIIFARKHGIDTEVVPGISSATGLTALSQVPLTHRGSSNGFWVLTATKKENQFNRDLLLAAKSDSTLVILMGVEKLQKIVNAFLSVEKENTPVLIIQNGSLENEKIVLADISSIVHRAHEEKVESPAIIVIGEVVSAYRELQNQHAALSYLN from the coding sequence ATGAAAGAAGATATACAACCAAAATTAGTATTGATTGGCGCCGGTCCAGGAGCGGCGGATCTGTTAACTCTGCGCGCTGTGAACAAACTCAAATCTGCTGTGGTGATTTTGTATGATGCATTGGTTGATACGGCGGTGCTTGATTACGCACCAAAATCGGCAATTAAAATATATGTTGGAAAACGCGGTGGTAAACCTTCTTTCAGCCAAGAAAAAATTAATCAATTGATTGTTTCTTATGCATTGACGTATGGTGAAGTGATTAGATTAAAAGGGGGTGATCCTTTCATTTTTGGCAGAGGAATGGAAGAAATTATCTTCGCTCGCAAGCATGGAATTGATACAGAAGTTGTGCCGGGTATTTCAAGCGCAACAGGTTTAACGGCACTTAGTCAGGTTCCGCTCACACACCGCGGAAGTTCAAATGGTTTTTGGGTATTAACGGCTACAAAAAAGGAAAATCAATTTAATCGTGATTTACTGCTTGCGGCTAAATCTGATTCTACCTTGGTAATTTTAATGGGAGTTGAAAAACTGCAAAAAATTGTCAACGCATTTTTATCTGTTGAAAAAGAAAATACCCCTGTGCTGATCATACAAAACGGTTCTTTGGAAAATGAAAAAATTGTGCTTGCTGATATAAGTTCTATTGTTCATCGGGCGCATGAAGAAAAGGTGGAATCTCCCGCAATTATTGTGATAGGGGAAGTTGTTTCCGCATATCGCGAGTTACAAAATCAACATGCTGCACTTTCATACCTGAATTGA
- a CDS encoding bifunctional precorrin-2 dehydrogenase/sirohydrochlorin ferrochelatase, translating to MDMNELFPIFLKANQLRFLVIGGGKVALEKLQFIHKSSPHAGIDLVAPTILQDVFSLLKLFPDSKCYQRTFDIEDLIGKQLVIAATGNKALNLYLRDLANKYKFLLNVADQPDLCDFYLGGIVTKGDLKIGISTNGKSPILAKRLRETFETILPPSIEETIESTHALRKKLHGSFDDKLKVLNELSKGLVG from the coding sequence ATTGATATGAATGAATTATTTCCCATTTTCTTGAAGGCAAATCAACTGCGTTTTTTAGTGATAGGCGGTGGAAAAGTGGCACTTGAAAAATTGCAGTTCATCCACAAATCATCACCGCACGCCGGAATTGATTTAGTGGCTCCAACTATTTTACAAGATGTTTTTTCTTTGTTGAAATTATTTCCGGATTCAAAATGCTATCAGAGAACTTTTGATATTGAAGATTTAATTGGAAAACAGCTTGTCATTGCAGCCACCGGAAATAAAGCGCTTAACCTCTATCTGAGAGATCTTGCAAACAAGTATAAATTTTTACTCAACGTGGCAGATCAACCTGACTTATGTGATTTTTATTTGGGCGGAATTGTAACTAAAGGAGATCTAAAAATTGGCATTTCAACCAACGGAAAATCTCCCATACTTGCAAAACGATTGCGCGAGACATTTGAAACTATTCTACCACCAAGCATTGAAGAAACTATTGAATCAACCCACGCGTTGAGAAAAAAACTCCATGGCAGTTTTGATGATAAACTCAAAGTGTTGAATGAGCTAAGTAAGGGGTTGGTGGGGTGA
- a CDS encoding NADP-dependent isocitrate dehydrogenase, producing the protein MAKIKVANPVVELDGDEMTRIIWKFIKDKLILPYLDVDIKYYDLGIESRDKTEDKITVDAAEAIKKYKVGIKCATITPDEARVKEFNLKQMWKSPNGTIRNILDGTVFREPIVCKNVPRLVTNWTSPIIVGRHAFGDQYKATDFVVPGKGKLTMKFEGEDGKVIEHEVYSFKGPGVAMGMYNIDESIKGFALSCFNIALAKKWPLYLSTKNTILKKYDGRFKDIFQEIYDSQFKDKFKEAGIVYEHRLIDDMVASALKWNGSFVWACKNYDGDVQSDSVAQGFGSLGLMTSVLVTPDGEIMEAEAAHGTVTRHYRDHMAGKKTSTNPIASIFAWTRGLAHRAKLDKNAELEKFCTTLEKVCVDVVESGVMTKDLAVCVHGKNLNDSHYVYTEDFLESLNKELQKRMN; encoded by the coding sequence ATGGCAAAAATAAAAGTAGCAAATCCGGTTGTTGAATTAGACGGGGATGAGATGACCCGCATCATCTGGAAATTTATCAAAGACAAACTGATTCTTCCGTATCTTGATGTTGACATTAAATATTATGATTTAGGAATTGAGAGCAGAGATAAAACAGAAGATAAAATTACGGTTGATGCTGCTGAAGCCATTAAAAAATATAAAGTTGGAATTAAATGCGCAACCATTACACCTGATGAAGCGCGTGTGAAAGAATTCAACCTGAAACAAATGTGGAAATCACCTAACGGAACTATCCGCAATATTTTAGACGGAACCGTTTTTCGTGAGCCCATTGTTTGCAAAAATGTACCTCGTTTGGTTACCAATTGGACATCACCAATTATTGTTGGTCGTCACGCATTTGGTGATCAATATAAAGCAACTGATTTTGTTGTACCGGGTAAAGGAAAACTCACCATGAAATTTGAAGGTGAAGACGGAAAAGTAATTGAGCATGAAGTATACTCTTTCAAGGGTCCGGGTGTTGCAATGGGTATGTACAATATTGACGAATCAATTAAAGGTTTTGCTTTATCATGTTTTAATATTGCATTGGCAAAAAAATGGCCACTTTATCTTTCAACAAAAAATACCATTCTTAAAAAATACGATGGACGATTCAAAGATATTTTTCAAGAAATTTATGACAGTCAATTCAAAGATAAATTCAAAGAAGCAGGTATTGTATACGAACATCGTTTGATTGATGACATGGTTGCTTCTGCTTTGAAATGGAACGGTTCATTTGTATGGGCATGTAAAAATTATGACGGCGATGTTCAGTCAGATTCTGTTGCACAAGGATTTGGTTCATTAGGTTTGATGACTTCAGTACTTGTAACACCGGATGGTGAGATTATGGAAGCAGAAGCTGCACACGGCACCGTTACACGTCACTATCGTGATCACATGGCAGGCAAAAAAACATCTACCAATCCAATTGCATCTATTTTTGCCTGGACTCGTGGGCTTGCTCACCGTGCAAAATTAGACAAGAATGCAGAGCTTGAAAAATTCTGTACAACTCTTGAAAAAGTGTGCGTTGATGTTGTTGAAAGCGGAGTAATGACAAAAGACTTAGCCGTGTGCGTTCATGGAAAAAATCTGAATGATTCGCACTACGTGTATACTGAAGATTTTCTTGAATCACTCAATAAAGAATTGCAGAAGAGAATGAATTAA
- a CDS encoding deoxynucleoside kinase: MHIAVAGNIGSGKTTLTKLLSKHYGWDTHYEDVEQNPYLNDFYEDMQRWSFNLQIYYLNSRFTQIQEIKSYKRNVIQDRTIYEDAFIFAPNLHSMGLMTTRDFENYFSLFNLLESFISAPDLLIYLKASVPTLVNQIQKRGREYEESIRLDYLKRLNERYDAWISTYDKGKLIVIDVDTNNFNDNPDDLGKIITSIDAEINGLF, encoded by the coding sequence ATGCATATAGCTGTTGCCGGTAATATAGGATCAGGAAAAACCACGCTCACCAAATTACTCTCAAAACATTACGGGTGGGATACCCACTATGAAGATGTTGAACAAAATCCTTATCTCAATGATTTTTATGAAGACATGCAACGCTGGTCATTCAACTTGCAGATTTATTACCTGAATAGCCGTTTCACCCAAATACAGGAAATTAAATCATACAAACGAAATGTAATTCAAGACAGAACAATCTATGAAGATGCGTTCATCTTTGCTCCTAACCTGCACTCCATGGGATTAATGACAACCCGTGATTTTGAAAACTATTTCTCTCTGTTCAATTTGCTTGAGTCATTTATTTCTGCCCCAGATTTACTCATTTACTTGAAGGCATCTGTTCCTACACTGGTTAATCAAATTCAAAAACGTGGACGTGAATATGAAGAAAGCATTCGCCTTGACTACCTGAAACGCCTCAATGAAAGATATGATGCCTGGATTTCTACTTATGACAAAGGCAAATTAATTGTCATTGATGTAGACACCAATAATTTTAATGATAATCCTGATGACTTAGGAAAAATAATTACCTCCATTGACGCTGAAATCAACGGACTATTCTGA
- a CDS encoding T9SS type A sorting domain-containing protein, whose product MMKKLYTITLALLFGAGAISQTTDLGGPMGWHPKFVQPKNVDSHAMPGFDAAAVAYEDSINDLTKAGPWRFGYKYNTNFSLENSGTWTNLNNGNRLWQIELICNGALTVNLIFENLQIPEGAYIYLYDVNKTNRVGAYTSRNNNSENMLGTELVHGDHIIVEYFEPAAVAGQGTLTIANVVHGYRSLSKVQESLLKDLEDSGNCNVDVNCPLGDGWENEIRSVAMIVVSGNGICTGALINNTCDDGTPYFLTANHCVDGANLSTWAFRFNWDSPVAICQTAGTSTDPGAPYDQTANGATELYASPASDVALLQITNMTLTDAQNWNCYYAGWDNTDGPVSQGTGIHHPSGDVKKICREDNALSQTSWGGAACWQIANWDQGVTEPGSSGSPLFDQNHRIIGQLYGGSAACSGTNDNNQPDYYGRFGVSWPNIDTWLAPGGCGSPTTNDGWDPVSPPTNDDAGINGISTPSGNFCTDTFDPVVTLRNYGANNLTQVTINYDIDGGTNNTYSWTGTLAPGATTNVTLPTMTTTAGAHTFNAYTSNPNAVVDTNPANDDASSSYNATIGGEAVTLTIDTDCWGYEFAWQILDGSSNVIQEGGNLSVIPGGGQIANTGDPGSYGDETTVTETFCLAVGCYDLVVYDDWGDGFDGTGSGCAIDGNYELTNSSATVLAAMSTPDYGATETTNFCIASPCAGSVNNTTTEEICFDDCDGTITVNASGGTLPYSYDIGSGPQGSNIFSSLCQGTYNISVLDGDGCSQVISVTLNGPSEITGSTVVTDESLGNDGAINLTAAGGTGTLDYAWTGPGGFTASTQDISGLAAGTYSVTITDDNNCSIVISGIIVDSEVGISENGFNNLMIYPNPSTGIFTLDFGQFVSGETFISVRDITGRIIFTYQLTDDNMTQIDLASFADGTYYVQIVSGENTKVIAVVKKN is encoded by the coding sequence ATGATGAAAAAACTGTACACCATTACCCTGGCTTTGTTGTTTGGTGCGGGAGCAATTTCGCAGACAACAGATCTGGGCGGACCCATGGGCTGGCATCCGAAATTTGTTCAGCCAAAAAATGTTGATTCGCACGCTATGCCCGGCTTTGATGCCGCTGCGGTTGCATATGAAGATTCAATTAACGACCTCACTAAAGCAGGTCCCTGGAGATTTGGTTATAAATACAATACCAATTTTTCATTAGAAAATTCAGGTACATGGACAAACCTAAACAACGGAAACCGTCTATGGCAAATTGAATTGATTTGTAATGGGGCTCTCACGGTCAATCTGATTTTTGAAAATTTACAGATACCTGAAGGTGCTTATATTTATTTGTATGATGTCAATAAAACAAATCGCGTAGGCGCTTACACCAGCAGAAATAATAACAGTGAAAACATGTTGGGAACTGAGTTAGTGCATGGAGACCATATCATTGTTGAATATTTTGAACCCGCTGCAGTTGCAGGACAAGGTACGCTCACCATTGCTAATGTGGTTCATGGTTACAGAAGCCTAAGTAAAGTGCAAGAGTCTCTGTTAAAAGATTTGGAAGATTCCGGCAATTGTAATGTTGATGTGAATTGTCCTCTTGGAGATGGATGGGAAAATGAAATTCGCTCCGTTGCTATGATTGTGGTTAGCGGTAACGGAATTTGTACAGGAGCTTTAATCAACAATACATGTGATGACGGAACACCTTATTTTTTGACTGCAAACCATTGCGTTGACGGAGCCAATCTTTCAACTTGGGCATTCCGTTTCAATTGGGATAGTCCGGTGGCTATTTGTCAAACTGCAGGCACAAGTACTGATCCCGGTGCGCCGTATGATCAAACTGCAAATGGGGCAACTGAATTATACGCAAGTCCTGCCTCAGATGTTGCGCTATTGCAAATTACCAATATGACATTAACAGATGCACAAAACTGGAATTGTTATTATGCCGGTTGGGATAATACAGATGGACCGGTTTCACAAGGTACAGGTATTCACCACCCATCAGGCGATGTGAAAAAAATATGTCGTGAAGACAATGCGCTTTCTCAAACTTCATGGGGTGGTGCTGCGTGCTGGCAAATTGCAAACTGGGATCAAGGAGTAACTGAACCGGGTTCATCAGGATCACCTTTGTTTGATCAAAATCATCGCATCATTGGTCAACTTTACGGAGGTAGCGCTGCATGTTCAGGCACTAATGACAACAACCAACCTGATTATTATGGTCGCTTTGGCGTATCATGGCCAAACATTGATACTTGGCTTGCACCGGGAGGTTGCGGTTCTCCTACCACTAACGACGGTTGGGATCCTGTTTCGCCTCCAACAAATGATGATGCCGGAATTAATGGAATATCTACTCCATCAGGAAATTTTTGTACTGATACATTTGATCCGGTTGTTACATTGAGAAATTATGGAGCAAATAATTTGACTCAGGTAACTATCAATTATGACATTGATGGCGGAACAAACAATACATACAGTTGGACAGGGACACTTGCACCCGGAGCAACCACCAATGTAACCTTACCTACGATGACAACAACCGCCGGAGCACACACATTTAATGCATACACCTCTAACCCTAACGCTGTCGTAGATACTAATCCTGCAAATGATGATGCTTCTTCATCTTACAATGCAACTATTGGAGGTGAAGCCGTAACGCTTACCATTGATACCGATTGCTGGGGTTATGAATTCGCTTGGCAAATTCTTGACGGCTCAAGTAACGTAATTCAAGAAGGTGGAAATCTTTCTGTCATACCTGGTGGAGGACAAATTGCAAATACAGGTGATCCGGGATCATACGGTGATGAGACTACTGTAACAGAAACTTTCTGCCTAGCTGTAGGATGTTATGATTTGGTAGTTTATGATGATTGGGGTGATGGTTTTGATGGTACAGGTTCAGGTTGCGCAATTGACGGAAACTATGAACTTACCAATTCTTCAGCCACAGTTTTAGCAGCCATGTCAACACCTGATTACGGGGCAACAGAAACTACCAATTTCTGCATTGCTTCACCATGTGCCGGTTCAGTTAACAATACCACTACTGAAGAAATTTGTTTTGATGATTGCGATGGAACAATTACCGTGAATGCTTCAGGAGGAACTTTACCTTATTCATATGATATTGGATCAGGACCTCAAGGAAGTAATATATTCAGTAGCTTGTGTCAGGGCACTTATAATATTAGCGTGCTTGATGGAGATGGATGCAGCCAAGTAATTTCAGTAACCTTAAATGGACCATCAGAAATTACCGGTAGCACCGTTGTGACAGATGAATCACTTGGCAATGATGGTGCCATTAATCTCACCGCTGCCGGCGGAACCGGAACATTAGATTATGCATGGACCGGTCCGGGTGGATTCACTGCAAGCACTCAGGATATTTCAGGACTTGCCGCCGGAACCTACAGCGTAACTATCACTGATGACAACAATTGCTCAATTGTGATTTCAGGAATCATTGTAGATTCAGAAGTAGGAATTTCAGAAAACGGATTTAATAATCTGATGATTTATCCAAACCCGTCTACAGGAATTTTCACCCTTGATTTTGGACAATTTGTTTCCGGAGAAACATTCATTTCTGTTCGTGACATTACAGGCAGAATTATTTTCACTTACCAATTAACTGACGATAACATGACGCAGATTGACCTTGCCTCATTTGCAGATGGAACGTACTACGTACAAATTGTTTCAGGTGAGAATACCAAAGTAATTGCTGTTGTGAAAAAGAATTAA